The Flavobacterium commune genome contains a region encoding:
- a CDS encoding MBL fold metallo-hydrolase: MKVYFLGTGTSQGIPVIGSDHPVCKSADSKDKRLRVSIWIHWDNYSYVIDCGPDFRQQMLVANCQKVDGIIFTHEHADHTAGLDDIRPFNFRQGVMPIYAHQRVIDNMKMRFDYVFETVNKYPGAPSVKTIEVINNESFAIGNKIAVPVNVSHGGLQVFGYRIDDFAYLTDVKTIEDVEIAKLQNLKVLVINALREEPHFSHFNLEEALGFIALIKPEKAYLTHISHVMGFHEEVQQKLPENVFLAYDNLEITL, from the coding sequence TTGAAGGTATATTTTTTAGGTACAGGTACTTCTCAGGGAATTCCGGTTATAGGTAGTGATCATCCCGTATGTAAAAGTGCGGACAGCAAGGATAAAAGACTCCGGGTTTCGATATGGATCCACTGGGATAATTATTCGTATGTTATTGATTGTGGTCCTGATTTCAGACAGCAAATGCTTGTTGCTAATTGTCAAAAAGTAGACGGAATTATTTTTACGCATGAACATGCTGATCATACTGCCGGTTTAGATGATATAAGACCGTTTAATTTTAGGCAGGGCGTGATGCCTATTTATGCACACCAACGCGTTATTGACAATATGAAAATGCGTTTTGACTATGTTTTTGAAACAGTTAATAAGTATCCGGGAGCTCCTTCGGTAAAAACGATTGAAGTAATCAATAATGAATCTTTTGCTATTGGAAACAAAATAGCTGTTCCGGTCAATGTGTCACATGGGGGTTTGCAGGTTTTTGGATATCGTATTGATGATTTTGCCTATCTAACAGATGTAAAAACAATAGAAGATGTCGAAATTGCAAAGCTTCAAAATTTAAAAGTATTAGTAATTAATGCTTTAAGGGAAGAACCGCATTTTTCACATTTTAATTTAGAAGAAGCTTTGGGATTTATTGCTTTGATAAAGCCTGAAAAGGCTTATTTAACACATATTAGCCATGTGATGGGATTTCATGAAGAAGTGCAGCAAAAACTTCCTGAGAATGTATTCCTAGCTTATGATAATTTAGAAATCACCCTATAA
- a CDS encoding RBBP9/YdeN family alpha/beta hydrolase, whose product MEYSILIVPGLGDSTTGHWQDNWLHHFPNAKKVVQNNWNQPQLKDWLSNLDATIKSIETSIIIVAHSLAVSLVAHWSQQNDSSKIAGALLVAPADVESATHTPEETWNFAPIPLDKLKYPSIVITSSNDPYISAERAEFLAQKWGSLFYNVGPKGHLNLDSQLGLWEEGQEILQTLLQLITENKN is encoded by the coding sequence ATGGAGTACAGCATATTAATAGTTCCCGGATTAGGAGATTCGACAACAGGACATTGGCAGGACAATTGGTTACATCATTTTCCAAATGCAAAAAAAGTAGTTCAAAACAATTGGAATCAACCACAATTAAAGGATTGGTTAAGCAATCTGGATGCTACTATCAAAAGTATCGAAACATCCATTATTATTGTCGCTCATAGTTTAGCCGTTTCTTTAGTTGCTCATTGGTCTCAACAAAATGACAGCAGCAAAATTGCTGGTGCTTTACTGGTAGCTCCCGCCGATGTAGAATCGGCAACTCATACTCCCGAAGAAACCTGGAACTTCGCTCCTATTCCTTTAGATAAATTAAAATATCCATCTATTGTAATTACCAGCTCTAACGACCCTTACATTTCGGCAGAAAGAGCCGAATTTTTAGCTCAAAAATGGGGAAGTCTATTTTACAATGTTGGCCCAAAAGGACATTTGAATCTGGATTCACAACTGGGACTTTGGGAAGAAGGACAAGAAATATTACAAACTTTACTACAGCTAATTACTGAAAACAAGAATTAA
- a CDS encoding transketolase — MKPNTQQLNDLIIQVRRDILRMVHAVNSGHPGGSLGCTEFLVALYQNIMDRKEGWDMDGIGEDLFFLSNGHISPVFYSVLARSGYFPVSELATFRLLNSRLQGHPTTHDNLPGVRIASGSLGQGLSVAIGAAQAKKLNNDKHIVYTLHGDGELQEGQNWEAIMYASAKGVDNLIATVDLNGKQIDGTTDEVLAMGSLRAKFEAFDWEVVEITKGNDVEAIIGGMAEAKARTGKGKPVCVLLHTEMGNGVDYMMYSHAWHGKAPNDAQLENALGQNYNTGGNSDY; from the coding sequence ATGAAACCTAACACTCAACAATTAAACGATTTAATTATCCAAGTAAGAAGAGACATCCTTCGAATGGTTCACGCTGTTAATTCAGGTCACCCGGGAGGTTCTCTAGGCTGTACTGAATTTTTGGTAGCCTTATATCAAAACATAATGGACCGCAAAGAAGGTTGGGATATGGACGGTATTGGTGAAGATTTATTCTTCTTATCAAACGGACACATCTCTCCTGTTTTTTATAGTGTTCTGGCAAGAAGCGGTTATTTTCCAGTTTCAGAATTGGCAACTTTCCGTTTGTTAAATTCAAGATTACAAGGACATCCAACAACTCACGACAACTTGCCGGGAGTACGTATTGCATCTGGTTCTCTAGGTCAAGGATTATCAGTAGCAATTGGAGCAGCGCAAGCTAAAAAACTAAACAACGACAAGCATATCGTTTACACACTTCACGGTGATGGTGAATTACAGGAAGGTCAAAACTGGGAAGCTATTATGTATGCTTCTGCTAAAGGAGTAGATAACTTAATTGCAACTGTTGACCTTAACGGAAAACAAATTGACGGTACTACTGACGAAGTTTTAGCAATGGGTAGCCTTCGTGCTAAATTTGAAGCTTTTGACTGGGAAGTGGTTGAAATCACTAAAGGAAATGATGTTGAAGCTATCATTGGAGGAATGGCTGAAGCAAAAGCAAGAACAGGAAAAGGAAAACCAGTTTGTGTATTATTACATACTGAAATGGGTAACGGTGTAGATTATATGATGTACAGTCATGCTTGGCACGGTAAAGCACCTAATGATGCTCAACTTGAAAACGCTTTAGGACAAAACTATAATACTGGAGGCAATTCAGATTATTGA
- a CDS encoding TonB-dependent receptor, translating into MGSEIKLKGDRVIAQVPSIKDKALRINLNENIYGTFAEIGAGQETVRHFFRAGGSSGTIAKAMSAYDKDFSDAVYGVEKDGRYVTENRLKKMLSHEVDLIEKRLNREKHPNKMFFSYANTVATIDFAKQFKGHGWVGISYQIDPTEEYNEIILHIRFKETDAKLQQETLGILGVNLIYGAFYKYDDPKKLLRYLYDHLDKDQLEIDTINFSGPRFADVDNRLISLQLVKNGMTDAVMFNPKGKNILPAAVLYKKNILAIRGSFRPVTKVNMDMYEKSLQMFLEENKVDKDNTLVIFEITLSNLRSDGEIDERDFMDRAELLCSLGQTVMISNFQEYYKVVEYFANYTKARMGLAMGVNNLVDIFDEKYYRHLSGGILEAFGKLFFRDMKVLLYPMLDENGEITTSENLKVHPRMKELYKFFKFNGKVIDVEDYNPENLKVFSREVLKMINNGIPGWEPMLPSGVSEIIKEKRLFGYDPNKTLAE; encoded by the coding sequence ATGGGTAGCGAAATAAAACTAAAAGGTGACAGAGTCATTGCACAAGTCCCTTCGATAAAAGACAAGGCACTACGTATCAATTTAAACGAAAATATTTATGGAACATTTGCCGAGATTGGCGCAGGACAGGAAACAGTAAGACATTTTTTTAGAGCCGGTGGTTCTTCGGGAACTATTGCAAAAGCAATGTCGGCCTATGATAAAGACTTTAGCGATGCCGTTTATGGTGTTGAAAAAGACGGTCGCTATGTTACTGAAAACCGACTGAAGAAAATGCTCTCGCACGAAGTTGACTTAATTGAAAAACGACTGAACAGAGAGAAACACCCTAACAAAATGTTTTTTAGCTACGCCAATACGGTAGCCACAATCGACTTTGCCAAACAATTTAAAGGACACGGATGGGTAGGTATTAGTTACCAAATTGACCCTACCGAAGAGTATAACGAAATCATACTTCATATCCGTTTTAAAGAAACGGATGCTAAACTCCAACAGGAAACCCTTGGAATCCTTGGTGTTAACCTAATTTACGGCGCTTTTTACAAATACGACGACCCAAAAAAATTACTGCGCTATTTATACGATCATTTAGACAAAGACCAACTGGAGATTGACACCATCAATTTCTCAGGACCTCGTTTTGCTGATGTTGACAACCGTTTAATCAGTTTGCAACTGGTTAAAAACGGAATGACAGATGCCGTAATGTTCAATCCAAAAGGAAAAAACATTCTTCCGGCTGCCGTTTTATACAAAAAAAACATATTAGCCATTAGAGGTAGTTTCCGTCCAGTTACCAAGGTGAATATGGATATGTATGAGAAATCATTACAAATGTTCCTTGAAGAAAACAAAGTGGACAAAGACAATACCTTGGTTATTTTCGAAATTACCTTGTCTAACCTGCGTTCCGATGGTGAAATTGACGAAAGAGATTTTATGGATCGTGCCGAATTACTTTGTTCGCTAGGACAAACGGTAATGATTTCGAACTTCCAGGAATATTACAAAGTGGTAGAATATTTTGCTAATTATACCAAAGCCCGTATGGGACTTGCCATGGGTGTTAACAACCTTGTGGATATTTTTGACGAGAAATACTATCGCCATTTAAGTGGTGGAATTCTGGAAGCTTTTGGTAAATTATTCTTCCGGGACATGAAGGTATTATTATACCCAATGCTGGACGAAAACGGAGAAATCACCACTTCTGAAAACTTAAAAGTGCATCCCCGAATGAAAGAACTATACAAATTCTTTAAATTCAACGGAAAAGTAATTGATGTGGAAGATTACAACCCTGAAAACCTAAAAGTATTCTCCCGTGAAGTCCTAAAAATGATTAACAACGGAATACCGGGCTGGGAACCAATGCTGCCTAGCGGAGTTTCAGAAATCATCAAAGAAAAACGACTGTTTGGTTACGATCCTAATAAGACTTTAGCGGAATAA
- a CDS encoding protein adenylyltransferase SelO codes for MKLNIQDTFNKELPADPITENYVRQVENACFSFVTPTKTANPQIIHVSSEMLENLGLATADAQSDEFKNVFTGNEVLPNTQPYAMCYGGHQFGNWAGQLGDGRAINLTEIVHNKQRWAIQLKGAGKTPYSRTADGLAVLRSSIREYLCSEAMFHLGVPTTRALSLALSGDEVLRDVLYNGNPAYEKGAIVSRIAPSFLRFGNYQILAVRNDIETLKTLVDYTIKHFYPELGTPSKESYLQFFKKVAENSLEMVIHWQRVGFVHGVMNTDNMSILGLTIDYGPYGWLEGYDYGWTPNTTDSQHKRYRYGNQPNIVLWNLYQLANALYPLINETEGLEKVLADFGTSFETKYLNMMLSKIGLFTEEENDQKLIQELENNLHLTETDMTIFYRNLSRFSKENPGKGITIIQDAFYGPIEQLPEITEAWNKWFNKYSIRLQLEKGTDTERTEKMNAINPKYVLRNYMAQLAIDAADKGEYGLIDELFNLLKKPYSEQEDQEKWFAKRPDWARNKVGCSMLSCSS; via the coding sequence ATGAAACTCAACATCCAAGATACTTTCAACAAAGAATTACCCGCCGACCCAATTACAGAAAACTACGTCAGACAGGTTGAAAATGCTTGTTTTTCATTTGTAACACCTACAAAAACAGCAAATCCTCAAATCATCCACGTTTCATCGGAAATGCTGGAAAACTTAGGATTAGCAACAGCTGATGCACAATCGGACGAATTCAAAAACGTTTTTACAGGAAACGAAGTTTTGCCTAACACCCAACCTTATGCCATGTGCTACGGTGGACATCAATTTGGCAACTGGGCAGGACAATTGGGCGATGGTCGCGCCATTAATTTAACCGAAATCGTGCATAACAAGCAACGCTGGGCAATCCAACTTAAAGGCGCTGGAAAAACTCCCTATTCCAGAACCGCCGATGGATTAGCCGTTTTGCGTTCTTCTATTCGGGAATATTTATGCAGCGAAGCCATGTTTCATCTTGGCGTTCCTACTACCCGAGCTTTATCATTAGCCCTATCTGGTGACGAAGTTTTAAGAGATGTACTTTATAATGGCAATCCTGCTTACGAAAAAGGAGCCATCGTAAGCCGGATTGCGCCTAGCTTTTTGCGTTTTGGAAACTACCAAATCTTAGCAGTTCGCAATGACATTGAAACACTAAAAACACTGGTTGATTATACCATCAAACATTTTTATCCTGAATTAGGTACGCCTTCAAAAGAAAGCTATCTCCAATTTTTCAAAAAAGTGGCCGAAAACAGTCTGGAAATGGTCATTCACTGGCAACGTGTGGGTTTTGTACACGGAGTAATGAATACCGATAATATGTCAATCCTGGGACTAACCATTGATTACGGACCTTACGGCTGGCTCGAAGGTTATGATTATGGCTGGACTCCTAATACAACCGATTCACAACACAAGCGTTACCGTTATGGCAACCAACCTAATATTGTGCTTTGGAATTTATACCAACTCGCCAATGCTTTATATCCTCTTATTAATGAAACAGAAGGATTAGAAAAAGTTCTCGCTGATTTTGGTACTAGTTTCGAAACCAAATATTTGAATATGATGCTTTCTAAAATTGGTCTTTTCACTGAAGAAGAAAACGATCAAAAACTCATTCAGGAATTAGAAAACAATTTGCATTTAACCGAAACGGATATGACCATTTTCTATAGAAACCTGAGTCGTTTTTCAAAAGAAAATCCGGGAAAAGGAATTACGATTATTCAGGATGCTTTTTATGGTCCCATCGAACAATTGCCTGAAATAACTGAAGCATGGAATAAATGGTTCAATAAATACAGTATTCGTTTGCAATTAGAAAAAGGAACTGATACCGAACGCACTGAAAAAATGAACGCCATCAACCCAAAATATGTATTGCGAAATTACATGGCACAACTCGCCATCGATGCCGCCGACAAAGGAGAGTACGGCCTAATTGACGAACTTTTCAATTTATTAAAAAAGCCCTATTCTGAACAAGAAGACCAGGAAAAATGGTTCGCCAAACGTCCCGATTGGGCAAGAAACAAAGTGGGTTGTTCTATGTTGTCTTGTAGTTCTTAA
- a CDS encoding transketolase family protein has protein sequence MKKYINTGSKDTRSGFGVGMTELGQKNENVVALCADLIGSLKFDDFKKNHPERFFQIGIAEANMIGIAAGLTIGGKIPFTGTFANFSTGRVYDQIRQSVAYSDKNVKICASHAGLTLGEDGATHQILEDIGLMKMLPGMTVINTCDHNQTKAATIALADHHGPAYLRFGRPVVPNFTPADEPFIIGKAIMLNEGTDVTIVATGHLVWEALIAAEKLEEKGISAEVINIHTIKPLDAEAILKSVAKTKCIVTAEEHNYLGGLGESIAGVLAVNNPTPQEFVAVRDSFGESGTPEQLMEKYKLNNQAIVEAVERVIKRK, from the coding sequence ATGAAAAAATATATAAATACAGGAAGTAAAGATACCCGTTCAGGTTTTGGAGTGGGAATGACTGAATTAGGTCAAAAGAATGAAAATGTTGTAGCACTTTGTGCCGATTTAATTGGATCATTGAAATTTGATGATTTCAAGAAAAATCACCCGGAGCGTTTTTTCCAAATCGGAATTGCTGAAGCAAACATGATTGGAATTGCTGCAGGATTAACTATTGGTGGAAAAATTCCATTTACAGGAACTTTTGCTAACTTTTCTACAGGAAGGGTTTATGACCAAATTCGTCAATCGGTTGCTTACTCTGATAAAAACGTAAAAATCTGTGCTTCTCACGCCGGATTAACTTTAGGAGAAGACGGTGCAACTCACCAAATCCTTGAAGATATCGGTTTGATGAAAATGTTGCCGGGAATGACTGTTATCAACACTTGTGACCACAACCAAACAAAAGCGGCTACAATTGCATTAGCTGACCACCACGGTCCTGCTTACTTGCGTTTTGGACGTCCGGTTGTACCTAACTTTACTCCTGCTGACGAACCATTTATCATTGGAAAAGCAATCATGTTAAACGAAGGTACTGATGTAACTATTGTTGCTACAGGTCACTTGGTTTGGGAAGCTTTAATTGCTGCTGAGAAATTAGAAGAAAAAGGAATTTCTGCTGAAGTAATCAACATCCACACTATTAAACCATTAGATGCAGAAGCTATTTTGAAATCGGTAGCTAAAACTAAATGTATCGTAACAGCTGAAGAACACAACTACCTTGGTGGTCTTGGAGAAAGTATTGCAGGTGTATTAGCTGTAAACAATCCTACTCCACAAGAATTTGTAGCTGTTAGAGATAGTTTTGGTGAATCAGGTACTCCTGAGCAATTAATGGAAAAATACAAATTAAACAATCAAGCGATTGTTGAAGCTGTAGAAAGAGTTATTAAAAGAAAATAA